The Pantoea vagans genome includes a window with the following:
- the lpdA gene encoding dihydrolipoyl dehydrogenase: MSTEIKTQVVVLGAGPAGYSAAFRCADLGLETVIVERYSTLGGVCLNVGCIPSKALLHVAKVIEEAKALEEHGIVFGQPQTDINKIRSWKEKVITQLTGGLAGMAKGRKVKVVTGLGKFTGANTLVVEGEGGATTINFDNAIIAAGSRPIELPFIPHHDPRVWDSTDALELKEVPKRLLVMGGGIIGLEMGTVYHALGSEIDVVEMFDQVIPAADKDVVKVFTKRISKKFNLMLETKVTSVEAKDDGIYVSMEGKKAPAEAQRYDAVLVAIGRVPNGKGLDAGKAGVEVDDRGFIRVDKQLRTNVPHIFAIGDIVGQPMLAHKGVHEGHVAAEVISGLKHYFDPKVIPSIAYTEPEVAWVGLTEKEAKEKGISYEVSTFPWAASGRAIASDCADGMTKLIFDKETHRVIGGAIVGTNGGELLGEIGLAIEMGCDAEDIALTIHAHPTLHESVGLAAEVFEGSITDLPNPKAKKK; encoded by the coding sequence ATGAGTACAGAGATTAAAACTCAAGTCGTGGTACTTGGGGCAGGTCCTGCAGGTTACTCTGCAGCCTTCCGTTGCGCTGATTTAGGTCTGGAAACCGTAATCGTTGAGCGTTACAGCACCCTCGGTGGTGTTTGTCTGAACGTGGGCTGTATCCCGTCAAAAGCGCTGCTGCACGTTGCGAAAGTGATTGAAGAAGCGAAAGCGCTGGAAGAGCACGGTATCGTGTTTGGCCAGCCGCAAACTGACATCAACAAAATTCGTTCCTGGAAAGAGAAGGTTATCACCCAACTGACTGGCGGTCTGGCCGGTATGGCCAAAGGCCGTAAAGTGAAAGTGGTTACCGGTCTGGGTAAATTCACCGGTGCGAATACGCTGGTGGTGGAAGGTGAGGGTGGCGCAACCACCATCAACTTCGACAACGCGATTATCGCGGCGGGTTCTCGCCCAATCGAACTGCCATTCATCCCACACCATGATCCACGTGTATGGGATTCAACTGACGCGCTGGAACTGAAAGAAGTGCCTAAGCGCCTGCTGGTGATGGGTGGTGGGATTATCGGCCTGGAGATGGGTACCGTTTACCATGCGCTGGGTTCAGAGATCGACGTGGTTGAGATGTTTGACCAGGTTATCCCTGCTGCTGATAAAGACGTAGTGAAAGTGTTCACCAAACGTATCAGCAAGAAATTCAACCTGATGCTGGAGACCAAAGTCACCTCTGTTGAAGCGAAAGATGATGGTATCTACGTATCAATGGAAGGTAAAAAAGCCCCTGCAGAAGCGCAGCGTTACGACGCCGTGCTGGTGGCCATTGGCCGTGTACCAAACGGTAAAGGCCTGGATGCGGGTAAAGCGGGCGTTGAAGTGGACGATCGCGGTTTCATCCGTGTCGACAAGCAGCTGCGCACTAACGTGCCTCACATCTTTGCAATCGGCGATATCGTTGGTCAGCCAATGCTGGCGCACAAAGGTGTGCACGAAGGCCACGTGGCGGCAGAAGTTATCTCTGGTCTGAAGCACTACTTCGACCCGAAAGTGATTCCTTCTATCGCGTACACCGAGCCAGAAGTTGCATGGGTAGGTTTGACCGAGAAAGAAGCTAAAGAGAAAGGCATCAGCTACGAAGTGTCCACCTTCCCGTGGGCAGCCTCTGGCCGTGCGATTGCTTCTGACTGTGCAGATGGCATGACCAAACTGATCTTCGACAAAGAGACTCACCGTGTGATCGGTGGTGCAATTGTCGGCACCAACGGCGGCGAGCTGTTGGGTGAGATCGGTCTGGCGATCGAAATGGGCTGTGATGCAGAAGACATCGCACTGACCATTCATGCCCACCCAACGCTGCATGAGTCTGTTGGCCTGGCGGCTGAAGTGTTTGAAGGTAGCATTACTGACCTGCCAAACCCTAAAGCGAAAAAGAAATAA
- the aceF gene encoding pyruvate dehydrogenase complex dihydrolipoyllysine-residue acetyltransferase, which translates to MAIEINVPDIGSDEVEVTEILVKVGDKVEAEQSLITVEGDKASMEVPSPKAGVVKEIKIATGDKVNTGSLIMIFDAEGAAAAPAAEEKKAEAAPAPAAAAVSKEVNVPDIGGDEVEVTEILVKVGDKVEAEQSLITVEGDKASMEVPAPFAGVVKEIKIATGDKVNTGSLIMIFEAEGAAPAAAPAAKQEAAPAAAPAAAGGAKDVNVPDIGGDEVEVTEVLVKVGDKVTAEQSLIVVEGDKASMEVPAPFAGTVKELKVSTGDKVSTGSLIMVFEVEGAAPAAAAPAAKQEAAPAPAAAKPAAAPAAKADAKGEFAENDAYVHATPVIRRLAREFGVNLAKVKGTGRKGRILKEDVQSYVKDAVKRAEAAPAAAASGGSLPGLLPWPKVDFSKFGEVEEVELGRIQKISGANLSRNWVVIPHVTHFDKTDITDLEAFRKQQNAEAEKRKLDVKFTPVVFIMKAVAAALEQMPRFNSSLSEDAQKLTLKKYINIGVAVDTPNGLVVPVFKDVNKKGITELSRELMAISKKARDGKLTASDMQGGCFTISSLGGLGTTHFAPIVNAPEVAILGVSKSAMEPVWNGKEFEPRLMMPISLSFDHRVIDGADGARFITIINNTLSDIRRLVM; encoded by the coding sequence ATGGCTATCGAAATTAACGTACCAGATATCGGGTCAGACGAAGTTGAAGTCACCGAAATCCTGGTGAAGGTAGGCGACAAAGTTGAAGCTGAACAGTCGCTCATCACCGTGGAAGGCGATAAAGCCTCAATGGAAGTGCCTTCGCCGAAGGCTGGCGTAGTGAAAGAGATCAAGATCGCCACCGGTGACAAAGTGAATACCGGTTCACTGATCATGATCTTCGACGCAGAAGGCGCGGCGGCTGCACCGGCAGCAGAAGAGAAAAAAGCCGAAGCGGCGCCAGCCCCAGCGGCGGCTGCGGTCAGCAAAGAAGTCAACGTGCCTGACATCGGCGGTGATGAAGTTGAAGTCACTGAGATCCTGGTGAAAGTTGGCGACAAAGTTGAAGCGGAACAATCACTGATCACCGTTGAAGGCGACAAGGCTTCAATGGAAGTCCCTGCACCGTTCGCGGGCGTGGTGAAAGAGATCAAAATCGCCACTGGCGATAAAGTGAATACCGGTTCGCTGATCATGATCTTCGAAGCGGAAGGTGCCGCTCCGGCTGCCGCACCAGCAGCGAAGCAGGAAGCGGCTCCAGCTGCAGCCCCTGCAGCTGCGGGTGGCGCGAAAGACGTGAACGTGCCTGACATCGGCGGCGATGAAGTTGAAGTCACTGAAGTGCTGGTAAAAGTGGGCGACAAAGTCACCGCTGAACAGTCACTGATCGTGGTTGAAGGCGACAAAGCATCGATGGAAGTGCCTGCGCCATTCGCCGGTACTGTAAAAGAACTGAAAGTGTCCACGGGCGACAAAGTCAGCACCGGTTCACTGATCATGGTGTTTGAAGTCGAAGGCGCTGCGCCTGCTGCTGCGGCACCTGCGGCGAAACAGGAAGCGGCTCCAGCACCGGCAGCGGCGAAACCTGCGGCTGCTCCAGCGGCTAAAGCGGACGCGAAAGGCGAGTTTGCTGAGAACGATGCTTACGTGCACGCCACGCCAGTGATTCGTCGTCTGGCACGCGAGTTCGGTGTCAACCTGGCGAAAGTCAAAGGCACTGGCCGTAAAGGTCGCATTCTGAAAGAAGACGTGCAGTCTTACGTGAAAGATGCGGTGAAACGTGCGGAAGCAGCACCGGCTGCTGCGGCAAGCGGCGGAAGCCTGCCAGGCTTGCTGCCTTGGCCGAAAGTAGACTTCAGCAAGTTTGGTGAAGTTGAAGAAGTGGAACTGGGCCGTATCCAGAAAATCTCGGGTGCCAACCTGAGCCGTAACTGGGTGGTTATCCCACACGTTACGCACTTCGATAAGACCGATATCACCGATCTGGAAGCATTCCGTAAGCAGCAGAACGCTGAAGCGGAAAAACGTAAGCTGGATGTGAAGTTCACCCCGGTGGTGTTCATCATGAAAGCTGTTGCGGCCGCGCTGGAGCAGATGCCACGTTTCAACAGTTCTCTGTCTGAAGATGCACAGAAACTGACGCTGAAGAAATACATCAACATCGGTGTGGCGGTGGATACGCCAAACGGTCTGGTGGTTCCAGTGTTCAAAGATGTGAATAAGAAAGGCATCACTGAACTGTCGCGTGAACTGATGGCGATTTCTAAGAAAGCGCGTGATGGCAAGCTGACCGCCAGCGATATGCAGGGCGGTTGCTTCACCATCTCCAGCCTGGGTGGCTTGGGTACCACGCACTTTGCGCCAATTGTTAATGCGCCGGAAGTGGCTATCCTCGGTGTTTCCAAGTCAGCGATGGAGCCGGTGTGGAACGGTAAAGAGTTTGAGCCGCGTCTGATGATGCCAATCTCACTCTCCTTCGACCACCGCGTGATCGACGGTGCAGATGGTGCGCGCTTTATCACCATCATCAATAACACACTGTCCGACATTCGCCGTCTGGTGATGTGA
- the aceE gene encoding pyruvate dehydrogenase (acetyl-transferring), homodimeric type: MSERLQNDVDPIETRDWLQAIESVIREEGVERAQYLLDQVLNTARKGGVKVAGGASAISNYINSIAVEDEPDYPGNTSLERRIRSAIRWNAIMSVLRASKKDLELGGHLSSFQSSATIYEVCFNHFFRARSDKDGGDLVYFQGHISPGIYSRAFLEGRLTEEQMNNFRQEVHGKGLSSYPHPKLMPDFWQFPTVSMGLGPLNAIYQAKFLKYLEHRGLKDTSNQTVYAFLGDGEMDEPESKGAITIATREKLDNLVFIINCNLQRLDGPVTGNGKIINELEGIFAGAGWNVIKVIWGARWDELLKQDTSGKLIQLMNETVDGDYQTFKSRDGAYVREHFFGKYPETAALVKDWSDEEIFALNRGGHDPKKIYAALKKAQDTKGQPTLILAHTIKGYGMGDTAEGKNIAHQVKKMNMDGVRYIRDRFNVPVADDKIESLPYVTFEKGSDEYNYLHGQREKLGGYLPTRQAEFSEKLEMPTLEEFKPLLEEQNKEISTTIAFVRALNVMLKNKSIKDRLVPILADEARTFGMEGLFRQIGIYSPNGQQYTPQDREQVAYYKEDEKGQILQEGINELGAGSSWLAAATSYSTNNLPMIPFYIYYSMFGFQRIGDLMWLAGDQQARGFLVGGTSGRTTLNGEGLQHEDGHSHIQSLTIPNCISYDPSYAYEVAVIMQDGLVRMYGEAQENIYYYITTLNENYHMPAMPQGAEEGIRKGIYKLETVAGSKGKVQLLGSGSILRHVREAAQILANDYGIGSDVYSVTSFTELARDGQDCERWNMLHPTEAPRVPYIAQVMNEAPAVASTDYMKLFAEQVRSYVPASDYRVLGTDGFGRSDSRENLRHHFEVDASYVVVAALGELAKRGEIDKKVVADAITKFNIDADKVNPRLA, encoded by the coding sequence ATGTCAGAACGTTTACAGAATGACGTGGATCCGATCGAAACTCGTGACTGGCTACAGGCGATCGAATCGGTCATCCGTGAAGAAGGTGTTGAGCGTGCGCAGTATCTGCTTGATCAGGTATTGAACACAGCACGCAAAGGTGGCGTTAAAGTCGCTGGCGGTGCTTCTGCAATCAGCAACTACATTAACTCTATTGCTGTTGAAGATGAACCGGACTATCCGGGCAACACCTCTCTTGAACGTCGTATCCGTTCCGCAATTCGCTGGAACGCCATCATGTCGGTGCTGCGTGCGTCGAAGAAAGATCTGGAGCTGGGCGGTCACCTCTCATCTTTCCAGTCTTCTGCCACCATTTATGAAGTGTGTTTTAACCACTTCTTCCGTGCGCGCAGTGATAAAGACGGCGGCGATCTGGTTTACTTCCAGGGTCACATTTCTCCGGGCATCTACTCACGTGCTTTCCTTGAAGGCCGTCTGACTGAAGAGCAGATGAACAACTTCCGTCAGGAAGTTCACGGTAAAGGTCTGTCTTCTTACCCGCACCCGAAACTGATGCCAGATTTCTGGCAGTTCCCGACCGTATCAATGGGTCTGGGTCCGTTGAATGCGATCTATCAGGCGAAGTTCCTGAAGTATCTGGAACACCGTGGCCTGAAAGACACCTCAAACCAGACCGTTTATGCCTTCCTGGGTGACGGTGAAATGGATGAGCCAGAATCTAAAGGTGCGATCACCATCGCCACCCGTGAGAAGCTGGACAACCTGGTGTTCATCATCAACTGTAACCTGCAGCGTCTGGATGGTCCGGTCACCGGTAACGGTAAGATCATCAACGAGCTGGAAGGCATCTTCGCGGGTGCAGGCTGGAACGTGATCAAAGTGATCTGGGGCGCGCGTTGGGATGAACTGCTGAAGCAGGACACCAGCGGCAAGCTGATCCAGCTGATGAACGAAACCGTTGATGGCGATTACCAGACCTTCAAATCCCGTGATGGCGCATACGTGCGTGAACACTTCTTCGGTAAATATCCGGAAACGGCTGCGCTGGTAAAAGACTGGTCAGACGAAGAGATCTTCGCCCTGAACCGTGGCGGTCACGATCCGAAGAAAATCTACGCGGCACTGAAAAAAGCGCAGGACACCAAAGGTCAGCCGACTCTGATCCTGGCACATACCATCAAAGGTTATGGTATGGGTGACACCGCGGAAGGTAAAAACATCGCGCACCAGGTGAAGAAGATGAACATGGATGGCGTTCGCTACATCCGCGATCGCTTCAATGTGCCAGTGGCTGACGATAAGATCGAATCCCTGCCTTACGTCACCTTCGAGAAAGGTTCCGACGAGTACAACTATCTGCACGGTCAGCGCGAGAAGCTGGGTGGCTATCTGCCAACGCGTCAGGCGGAATTCAGCGAGAAGCTGGAAATGCCGACGCTGGAAGAGTTCAAGCCGCTGCTGGAAGAGCAGAACAAAGAGATCTCGACCACCATTGCCTTCGTGCGTGCGTTGAACGTGATGCTGAAGAACAAGTCGATCAAAGATCGTCTGGTGCCAATCCTTGCGGATGAAGCACGTACCTTCGGTATGGAAGGTCTGTTCCGTCAGATTGGTATCTACAGCCCGAACGGCCAGCAATACACCCCGCAGGACCGTGAGCAGGTTGCTTACTATAAAGAAGACGAGAAAGGCCAGATTCTGCAGGAAGGGATCAACGAGCTGGGCGCAGGTTCATCCTGGCTGGCGGCGGCGACCTCTTACAGCACCAACAACCTGCCGATGATTCCGTTCTACATCTATTACTCAATGTTCGGCTTCCAGCGTATCGGCGATCTGATGTGGCTGGCGGGCGACCAACAGGCACGCGGCTTCCTGGTCGGCGGTACCTCTGGTCGTACGACGCTGAACGGCGAAGGTCTGCAGCATGAAGATGGTCACAGCCACATTCAGTCGCTGACTATCCCGAACTGTATCTCTTACGATCCGTCTTACGCGTACGAAGTGGCTGTCATCATGCAGGATGGCCTGGTGCGTATGTATGGCGAAGCGCAGGAAAACATCTACTACTACATCACCACGCTGAACGAAAACTACCACATGCCTGCGATGCCGCAGGGTGCGGAAGAGGGTATCCGTAAGGGTATCTACAAGCTGGAAACGGTAGCAGGTAGCAAAGGTAAAGTGCAGCTGCTGGGTTCAGGTTCTATCCTGCGTCACGTGCGTGAAGCGGCACAGATTCTGGCTAACGACTACGGCATCGGTTCTGATGTGTATAGCGTCACCTCGTTCACTGAACTGGCACGTGATGGCCAGGATTGTGAGCGCTGGAACATGCTGCATCCGACTGAAGCACCGCGCGTTCCTTACATCGCTCAGGTGATGAACGAAGCGCCTGCAGTGGCCTCAACCGACTACATGAAGCTGTTCGCTGAACAGGTTCGCAGCTACGTTCCAGCCAGCGACTATCGCGTACTGGGTACGGATGGCTTCGGTCGTTCTGACAGCCGTGAAAACCTGCGTCACCACTTCGAAGTGGATGCATCATACGTGGTTGTTGCTGCACTGGGTGAACTGGCTAAACGCGGCGAAATCGATAAGAAAGTGGTGGCGGATGCGATCACTAAGTTCAATATCGATGCCGATAAAGTTAACCCGCGTCTGGCTTAA
- the pdhR gene encoding pyruvate dehydrogenase complex transcriptional repressor PdhR codes for MAYSKIRQPKLSDAIEQQLESLIMEGTLQPGEKLLPERELAKQFDVSRPSLREAIQSLEAKGLLLRRQGGGTFVQTNLWQSMSDPLVSLLAEHPESQFDLLETRHALEGVAAYYAALRGTDEDLQRIRDCHVHIQQAQDSGDLDAEADAVMKYQIAVTEAAHNVVLLHLLRSMGPMLEQNVRQNFELLYARREMLAKVSGHRASIFEAIVAREPEQAREASHRHLAFIEEILLDRSREQSRRERSLRRLQQRKE; via the coding sequence ATGGCTTACAGTAAAATTCGCCAACCCAAGCTCTCCGATGCGATTGAGCAACAGCTGGAGTCCCTCATTATGGAGGGGACACTTCAGCCGGGTGAAAAGCTGCTCCCCGAACGCGAACTGGCGAAACAGTTCGATGTCTCACGTCCATCCCTGCGCGAAGCGATCCAGAGCCTTGAAGCCAAAGGCCTGCTGCTGCGCCGTCAGGGCGGTGGTACCTTCGTGCAAACGAATCTCTGGCAGAGCATGAGTGACCCGCTGGTCAGTCTGCTTGCTGAGCATCCAGAATCTCAGTTTGACCTGTTGGAAACCCGTCACGCACTGGAAGGTGTGGCTGCGTATTACGCCGCGCTGCGTGGCACAGATGAAGATTTGCAGCGTATCCGTGACTGCCATGTTCATATTCAGCAGGCACAGGACAGTGGCGATCTGGATGCCGAGGCCGATGCAGTGATGAAGTATCAGATCGCTGTCACAGAAGCCGCTCATAATGTGGTGCTGTTGCATTTGCTGCGCTCTATGGGCCCTATGCTGGAACAAAACGTTCGCCAGAATTTTGAATTGCTCTACGCTCGCCGGGAAATGCTGGCGAAAGTGAGTGGTCACCGCGCCAGTATTTTTGAGGCGATTGTGGCTCGTGAGCCAGAACAAGCGCGCGAGGCATCTCATCGTCACCTGGCGTTCATTGAGGAAATCTTGCTGGACAGAAGTCGGGAGCAGAGTCGTCGTGAACGCTCCCTGCGTCGTTTACAGCAACGTAAGGAATAA
- the aroP gene encoding aromatic amino acid transporter AroP yields MEQQHGESLHRGLKNRHIQLIALGGAVGTGLFLGSASVIKSAGPAVILGYAIAGFIAFLIMRQLGEMVVEEPVAGSFSHFAYKYWGNFAGFASGWNYWVLYVLVAMAELSAVGKYIQFWYPEFPTWASAAIFFVVINAINLTNVKVFGEMEFWFAIIKVVAVVGMILFGAWLLFGGHAGPQATVRNLWEQGGFMPNGWSGLVMMMAIIMFSFGGLELVGITAAEADNPQESIPKATNQVLWRILIFYIGSLAVLLSLLPWTRVTADTSPFVLIFHELGDALVANALNVVILTAALSVYNSCVYCNSRMLFGLAQQGNAPKALLNVDRRGVPVATIMVSAVATALCVLINYLMPGEAFGLLMSLVVSALVINWAMISLAHMKFRKKKDQQGVTTRFKAVLYPLGNWICLLFLAAVLVIMVMTPGMAISVWLIPVWLVILAVGYAIKNKVQKA; encoded by the coding sequence ATGGAACAACAGCATGGCGAGTCGCTGCATCGCGGCCTGAAAAATCGCCATATTCAGCTTATTGCGCTGGGCGGTGCCGTGGGTACCGGTCTGTTTCTGGGCAGCGCATCAGTGATTAAATCGGCCGGCCCGGCCGTGATTCTGGGTTATGCCATTGCCGGTTTTATTGCCTTTCTGATTATGCGTCAGCTGGGCGAAATGGTCGTAGAAGAGCCGGTTGCCGGTAGCTTCAGCCACTTCGCTTATAAGTACTGGGGCAACTTCGCCGGTTTCGCCTCTGGCTGGAACTACTGGGTGCTGTATGTGCTGGTTGCCATGGCCGAATTAAGCGCCGTCGGTAAATACATTCAGTTCTGGTATCCCGAATTTCCCACCTGGGCCAGTGCCGCCATCTTCTTCGTGGTGATTAACGCCATTAACCTGACCAACGTTAAAGTGTTTGGTGAGATGGAGTTCTGGTTCGCCATTATTAAAGTTGTGGCAGTTGTCGGCATGATCCTGTTCGGTGCCTGGTTACTGTTTGGCGGTCACGCCGGTCCACAAGCCACCGTTCGCAACCTGTGGGAACAGGGCGGCTTTATGCCAAATGGCTGGTCTGGACTGGTGATGATGATGGCCATCATCATGTTCTCCTTCGGTGGTCTTGAACTGGTCGGTATCACGGCGGCAGAAGCGGATAATCCTCAGGAGAGCATTCCTAAAGCCACCAACCAAGTGCTGTGGCGTATTCTGATCTTCTACATCGGTTCACTGGCTGTTTTGCTTTCACTGCTGCCATGGACGCGTGTAACGGCAGACACCAGCCCGTTCGTGCTGATCTTCCATGAACTGGGTGATGCGCTGGTCGCCAACGCGCTGAACGTGGTGATTCTGACGGCTGCGCTGTCGGTCTATAACAGCTGCGTATACTGCAACAGCCGAATGTTGTTCGGCTTAGCACAGCAGGGTAACGCCCCGAAAGCGCTGTTAAACGTTGACCGTCGCGGCGTACCGGTAGCCACTATTATGGTCTCCGCGGTGGCAACCGCTTTGTGTGTACTGATCAACTACCTGATGCCAGGTGAAGCCTTTGGCCTGTTGATGTCGCTGGTGGTGTCTGCGCTGGTGATCAACTGGGCAATGATCAGCCTCGCTCATATGAAATTCCGTAAGAAGAAAGACCAACAAGGTGTGACCACGCGCTTTAAAGCGGTGCTCTATCCGCTGGGGAACTGGATCTGCTTGCTGTTTTTGGCGGCAGTACTGGTCATCATGGTCATGACCCCAGGTATGGCGATCTCTGTCTGGCTGATTCCGGTCTGGCTGGTGATCCTGGCTGTGGGTTACGCCATCAAGAATAAAGTACAAAAAGCCTAA
- a CDS encoding glycoside-pentoside-hexuronide (GPH):cation symporter codes for MKGAALSFREKLGYGMGDAGCNMIGGAIMLFLNYFYTDVFGLAPALVGTLLLSVRVLDAVTDPIMGAIADRTQSRWGRFRPWLLWVSVPYVLFSVLMFTTPDWSYENKVIWAFVTYFLMSLTYTAINIPYCSLGGVITNDPRERVSCQSYRFVMVGVATLILSLSILPMAEWFGGDNKARGYQMAMSVLALIGLAMFLFCFATVRERIRPAVPNNDDLKKDLRDVWKNDQWVRILLLTFCNVCPGFIRMAATMYYVIWVMGQSTHFATLFISLGVVGMMLGSTLAKVLTDRWCKLKVFFWINIALALFSCGFYWIDPQATVAVVIAYFLLNILHQIPSPLHWSLMADVDDYGEWKTGKRITGMSFSGNLFFLKVGLAVAGAMVGFLLSIYGYDAGAKQQSPTAINGIVLLFTVIPGVGYLITAGVVRLLKVDRQLMRTIQDDLALRRASHREPSQATPSATSLPGEIK; via the coding sequence ATGAAAGGAGCCGCCCTCTCGTTCAGGGAGAAACTGGGATATGGCATGGGCGATGCCGGATGCAACATGATCGGCGGTGCCATCATGCTGTTCCTTAACTATTTCTACACCGACGTGTTTGGCCTCGCCCCGGCGCTGGTCGGCACCCTTCTGCTTTCTGTGCGCGTGCTGGATGCGGTGACCGACCCCATCATGGGTGCGATAGCGGACCGCACACAAAGCCGCTGGGGCCGTTTCCGCCCGTGGCTGTTATGGGTGTCAGTACCCTATGTCCTGTTCAGCGTACTGATGTTCACCACACCGGACTGGAGCTACGAAAACAAAGTCATCTGGGCATTTGTCACCTACTTCCTGATGTCGCTCACCTACACGGCAATCAACATCCCTTACTGCTCTCTGGGCGGGGTGATCACTAACGATCCGCGTGAACGCGTCTCTTGTCAGTCCTATCGGTTTGTCATGGTGGGTGTAGCCACACTGATCCTGTCACTCTCCATTTTGCCCATGGCCGAGTGGTTCGGAGGGGACAACAAAGCGCGCGGCTATCAAATGGCGATGAGTGTACTGGCGCTGATTGGCCTGGCCATGTTTCTGTTCTGTTTTGCCACCGTGCGCGAACGTATTCGTCCGGCAGTGCCGAATAATGATGACCTGAAAAAAGATCTGCGCGACGTGTGGAAGAACGACCAATGGGTACGTATTTTGCTGCTGACCTTCTGTAACGTATGCCCCGGTTTTATCCGCATGGCGGCCACCATGTACTACGTCATTTGGGTGATGGGGCAATCCACGCACTTCGCTACGCTGTTTATCAGCCTGGGCGTGGTGGGCATGATGTTAGGCAGTACGCTGGCTAAAGTCCTTACCGATCGCTGGTGCAAACTGAAAGTGTTTTTTTGGATCAATATCGCGCTGGCGCTGTTTTCCTGTGGCTTCTATTGGATTGATCCACAGGCAACCGTTGCGGTGGTCATCGCCTATTTCCTGCTGAATATCCTGCATCAGATCCCGTCGCCTCTGCACTGGTCATTGATGGCGGACGTTGATGATTATGGCGAATGGAAAACCGGTAAACGCATCACGGGCATGAGTTTCTCTGGCAACCTCTTTTTCCTGAAAGTGGGGCTGGCGGTGGCAGGTGCGATGGTCGGTTTCTTGCTCTCCATTTATGGCTATGACGCTGGGGCGAAGCAGCAATCACCGACCGCCATTAACGGCATTGTGCTGCTGTTCACTGTGATTCCCGGTGTCGGCTATCTCATCACCGCAGGAGTTGTGCGCTTGCTGAAAGTTGATCGTCAACTGATGCGCACAATTCAGGATGACCTTGCACTTCGGCGTGCAAGCCATCGTGAACCCTCTCAAGCCACACCGTCTGCCACCTCACTTCCAGGAGAGATCAAATGA
- a CDS encoding family 43 glycosylhydrolase produces the protein MNWPNPFITQRADPFILRHGQGYYFVASVPQYDRLEIRYAETLADLIEAEAVTVWHKPDTGPFSALIWAPELHHINGQWVIYFAAAPTRDIKDGLFQHRMYALVCDDSDPLSGRWQPARRVFTPLDSFSLDATHFVHQGKNWYLWAQKDPAIPGNSNLYLAELLNPWTLKSAPVMLSRPEYQWECAGFSVNEGPAAIRHGDRLFVTYSASATDENYCLGMLSIDALADPFDNSAWQKSARPVFTTSWENQQYGPGHNSFTVDEQGKDVLVYHARNYTEIEGDPLWDPNRHTRLKYLEWREDGTPDFGVPPADHTSVP, from the coding sequence ATGAACTGGCCAAATCCCTTTATTACCCAACGCGCCGATCCCTTTATTCTGCGTCATGGTCAAGGCTACTATTTTGTCGCCTCGGTGCCGCAGTATGACCGCCTGGAAATTCGCTATGCAGAGACGTTAGCGGACCTGATTGAGGCAGAAGCGGTAACGGTATGGCACAAACCCGATACCGGGCCTTTTAGTGCACTGATCTGGGCGCCTGAGCTCCATCATATTAATGGGCAGTGGGTGATCTATTTTGCCGCAGCTCCCACGCGCGACATTAAAGACGGGTTGTTTCAACATCGTATGTACGCGCTGGTGTGTGATGACAGCGATCCGCTCTCGGGTCGCTGGCAGCCCGCGCGTCGCGTGTTTACCCCCCTCGACTCCTTCTCCCTTGATGCCACACATTTCGTGCATCAAGGCAAAAACTGGTATCTGTGGGCGCAAAAAGATCCCGCGATCCCCGGTAATTCCAACCTCTATCTGGCGGAATTACTCAACCCCTGGACCTTAAAAAGCGCCCCCGTGATGCTAAGCCGGCCAGAGTATCAGTGGGAGTGCGCAGGATTTAGCGTCAATGAAGGCCCAGCAGCTATCCGCCATGGCGATCGCTTGTTTGTGACCTACTCTGCCAGCGCGACCGATGAAAATTACTGCCTTGGCATGTTGAGTATTGATGCGCTGGCCGACCCGTTCGACAACAGCGCATGGCAGAAATCAGCGCGTCCAGTCTTCACCACCAGCTGGGAAAATCAACAATATGGACCGGGGCATAATAGCTTTACAGTTGATGAGCAAGGAAAAGATGTTTTGGTGTATCACGCACGGAACTACACCGAAATCGAGGGCGATCCGTTATGGGATCCGAACCGCCATACGCGTTTGAAGTACCTGGAATGGCGCGAAGACGGCACACCGGATTTTGGCGTGCCGCCAGCCGATCACACCAGCGTGCCGTAA